The following are encoded in a window of Corynebacterium marinum DSM 44953 genomic DNA:
- a CDS encoding PPK2 family polyphosphate kinase, whose amino-acid sequence MDEFSMEEALSHRVGPDFRIADVDPTSTPGFEWDKEDWETEFHEHDDELDELQSKLYANARAETPGTGGLLLVLQGMDTAGKGGVVRNVFQAFDPELLEIATFGKPTPEERSHDFLWRIRPHEPAVGQIAIFDRSHYEDVLIQRVHQMAPAEEIERRYGAIVEFERDMANRGIRIIKVMLHISKDFQKENLLERLEDPEKYWKYNPGDLDEREHWVEYMEAYETALRRTSTDSAPWYCIPGDRKKYARMAVKYLVLDALRSMDLEWPEADFDVEAELERARKA is encoded by the coding sequence ATGGACGAATTTTCGATGGAAGAGGCACTCAGCCACCGCGTCGGGCCGGATTTCCGGATCGCCGACGTCGACCCCACCTCCACACCCGGGTTCGAGTGGGACAAGGAGGACTGGGAGACGGAGTTCCACGAGCACGACGACGAACTCGATGAACTCCAGTCGAAGCTGTACGCGAACGCCAGGGCGGAAACACCGGGAACGGGTGGCCTCCTGTTGGTCCTGCAGGGCATGGACACGGCAGGAAAAGGCGGCGTGGTCCGCAACGTGTTCCAGGCCTTCGACCCGGAGTTGCTGGAGATCGCCACGTTCGGCAAACCCACCCCCGAGGAGCGCTCCCACGACTTCCTCTGGCGTATCCGCCCGCATGAGCCGGCGGTCGGCCAGATCGCGATCTTCGACCGCTCCCACTATGAGGACGTGCTCATCCAGCGGGTGCACCAGATGGCGCCGGCGGAGGAGATCGAACGCCGCTACGGGGCCATCGTCGAGTTCGAGCGCGACATGGCCAACCGGGGCATCAGGATCATCAAGGTGATGCTGCACATCTCGAAGGATTTCCAGAAGGAGAATCTCCTCGAGCGACTCGAGGATCCCGAGAAGTACTGGAAGTACAACCCCGGCGACCTCGACGAGCGCGAGCACTGGGTCGAATACATGGAGGCCTACGAGACTGCTCTGCGGCGCACCTCGACCGATTCCGCCCCCTGGTACTGCATCCCGGGCGACCGGAAGAAGTACGCCCGGATGGCGGTGAAATACCTCGTCCTCGACGCGCTGCGCTCCATGGACCTGGAGTGGCCCGAGGCTGACTTCGACGTGGAAGCCGAACTGGAGCGCGCGCGCAAGGCCTGA
- a CDS encoding aminopeptidase P family protein has product MAYADTRFLTRRRALSARLAGMRIDEMLVTNLLHVRYLSGFSGSQGALVLSKDLTAEISTDGRYATQIAEEVSDIPAVIERQSARELLRRVTGPRRVGFEAEYVSVAELERLKEVCAEDVTLVPVTGVIEELRLVKDNTERIRLTEVAELACQAFEDLLAGGELAVGRSERDVAADLEYRMRRLGAMRPSFDTIVASGPNSAKPHHTAGDRIIHRGDLVILDFGAHSRGFNSDMTRTVAMGEADDFTREIYDIVLRAQLAGVEAATPGTPLVDVDAAARSVIEDAGYGEFFVHSTGHGIGVELHEGPSASQTAEGVLAEHMTLTIEPGIYVPGRGGVRIEDTILITQGPARIITPTSKELRVV; this is encoded by the coding sequence ATGGCATACGCGGACACCCGATTCCTCACCCGACGACGCGCACTCTCCGCGCGGCTGGCCGGGATGCGCATCGACGAGATGCTGGTGACCAACCTCCTCCACGTGCGCTACCTGTCGGGCTTCTCCGGATCCCAGGGGGCGTTGGTCCTGTCCAAGGACCTCACCGCGGAGATTTCCACCGACGGCCGGTACGCCACCCAGATCGCCGAGGAGGTCTCGGACATCCCCGCCGTCATCGAGCGCCAGTCCGCGCGCGAGCTCCTGCGGCGCGTCACCGGGCCCCGCCGCGTCGGCTTCGAGGCGGAGTACGTCTCCGTCGCGGAGCTGGAGCGCCTCAAGGAGGTCTGCGCCGAGGACGTCACCCTGGTGCCCGTCACCGGCGTCATCGAGGAGCTGCGGCTGGTCAAGGACAACACCGAGCGCATCCGGCTCACCGAGGTCGCCGAGCTGGCCTGCCAGGCCTTCGAGGATCTCCTCGCCGGCGGCGAACTGGCGGTCGGGCGCAGCGAACGCGACGTCGCCGCCGACCTGGAGTACCGGATGCGCCGGCTCGGCGCGATGCGGCCCAGCTTCGACACCATCGTCGCCTCGGGACCCAACTCCGCAAAGCCGCACCACACCGCCGGCGACCGCATCATCCACCGCGGCGACCTGGTCATCCTCGATTTCGGGGCACACTCCCGCGGCTTCAACTCGGACATGACCCGCACCGTCGCCATGGGCGAGGCCGACGACTTCACCCGGGAGATCTACGACATCGTCCTGCGCGCCCAGCTGGCCGGCGTCGAGGCCGCCACCCCGGGAACCCCGCTCGTCGACGTCGACGCCGCCGCCCGCTCCGTCATCGAGGACGCGGGTTACGGCGAGTTCTTCGTCCACTCCACCGGCCACGGCATCGGGGTGGAGCTCCACGAGGGCCCCTCCGCGTCCCAGACCGCTGAGGGGGTCCTCGCCGAGCACATGACCCTGACCATCGAACCCGGCATCTACGTGCCCGGGCGCGGCGGGGTCCGCATCGAGGACACCATCCTGATCACCCAGGGGCCGGCCCGCATCATCACGCCCACCAGTAAGGAATTGCGCGTAGTGTAG
- the nusB gene encoding transcription antitermination factor NusB — translation MTDTPEATTDERNWRRHGARYRARRRAVDILFEAEARDIDPVAVVEDRISLSRDPDNAVAPVADYTRQIVVGAAEQLDTIDDAIARYLSDTWELNRLPAVDRAILRVGVWEILYNPEVDGATAIVEGVELASQYGNDVAAPYIHAVLDDVVQENAADNPFRDQAADEIVEEISDADADPQFAPEDPGVDAEPRHASAADPGPGPVRKPDSADA, via the coding sequence GTGACCGACACACCTGAGGCGACCACCGACGAGCGCAACTGGCGCCGTCACGGAGCCCGTTACCGCGCCCGTCGGCGCGCCGTAGACATCCTGTTCGAGGCGGAGGCCCGCGACATCGACCCCGTCGCCGTCGTGGAGGACCGCATCTCGCTCTCCCGCGACCCCGACAATGCCGTGGCACCCGTCGCCGACTACACCCGGCAGATCGTCGTCGGCGCCGCCGAGCAGCTCGACACGATCGATGACGCCATCGCGCGCTACCTCTCCGACACGTGGGAGCTGAACCGCCTGCCCGCCGTCGACCGCGCCATTCTGCGCGTCGGCGTGTGGGAGATCCTCTACAACCCCGAGGTCGACGGCGCCACCGCCATCGTCGAGGGAGTGGAGCTGGCCAGCCAGTACGGCAACGACGTCGCGGCGCCCTACATCCACGCCGTGCTCGACGATGTCGTGCAGGAGAACGCGGCGGACAACCCGTTCCGCGATCAGGCCGCGGACGAGATCGTCGAAGAGATCTCGGACGCCGACGCCGATCCGCAGTTCGCGCCGGAGGACCCCGGAGTCGACGCGGAGCCGCGCCACGCCAGCGCCGCGGATCCCGGCCCCGGCCCGGTCCGGAAGCCGGATTCCGCCGACGCGTAG
- the aroB gene encoding 3-dehydroquinate synthase translates to MIDHHLDEAVAECAAGTGAAKVMVIHQPTLVDPAEKLGAALAARGLEVVLAPVPDAEAGKTLDVAGALWDRLGEETFGRRDVIVGLGGGAVTDLAGFVAAAWMRGIRVIQVPTTLLAMVDAAVGGKTGINTAAGKNLVGAFHEPTAVFIDLDRLATLPREEIVAGSAEIIKTGFIADPVILERYEEDPAACLRADGHLPELIARSVTVKANVVGQDLKESGLREILNYGHTFGHAVELRENYRWRHGNAVAVGMMFIAHLAAARGLIDADLVARHERILTSVGLPTTYPAGLFDELHPAMTRDKKNRDGNIRFVALTGAGETTRLEGPSLDELRAAYAAVSGGN, encoded by the coding sequence ATGATCGACCACCACCTCGATGAGGCGGTCGCCGAGTGCGCCGCCGGCACCGGCGCCGCCAAGGTCATGGTCATCCACCAGCCGACCCTGGTCGATCCGGCCGAGAAGCTCGGGGCCGCACTGGCGGCCCGCGGGCTCGAGGTGGTGCTCGCCCCGGTGCCCGACGCTGAGGCGGGCAAGACCCTCGACGTCGCGGGCGCCCTGTGGGACCGGCTCGGCGAGGAGACCTTCGGGCGCCGGGACGTGATCGTCGGACTCGGCGGCGGCGCGGTCACCGACCTCGCCGGATTCGTCGCGGCGGCCTGGATGCGCGGCATCAGGGTCATCCAGGTGCCCACCACGCTGCTGGCCATGGTCGACGCGGCCGTCGGCGGCAAGACCGGCATCAACACCGCCGCCGGCAAGAACCTCGTCGGCGCCTTCCACGAGCCCACCGCCGTGTTCATCGACCTCGACCGCCTGGCCACCCTGCCGCGCGAGGAGATCGTCGCCGGTTCCGCGGAGATCATCAAGACCGGCTTCATCGCCGACCCCGTCATCCTCGAGCGCTACGAGGAGGACCCGGCCGCCTGCCTGCGCGCCGACGGGCACCTCCCCGAGCTCATCGCCCGCTCCGTCACCGTGAAGGCCAACGTCGTCGGCCAGGACCTCAAGGAGTCCGGCCTGCGCGAGATCCTCAACTACGGCCACACCTTCGGCCACGCCGTGGAGCTGCGCGAGAACTACCGCTGGCGCCACGGCAACGCCGTCGCCGTGGGCATGATGTTCATCGCGCATCTGGCCGCCGCCCGCGGGCTCATCGACGCCGACCTGGTCGCCCGCCACGAGCGGATCCTCACCTCCGTCGGGCTGCCCACCACCTACCCGGCCGGCCTCTTCGACGAGCTCCACCCGGCGATGACCAGGGACAAGAAGAACCGCGACGGAAACATCCGTTTTGTGGCGCTCACCGGGGCGGGGGAGACCACCCGTCTCGAGGGCCCCTCGCTCGACGAGCTGCGCGCAGCCTACGCCGCGGTCTCCGGGGGGAACTGA
- a CDS encoding shikimate dehydrogenase, with amino-acid sequence MSHPLEMPDVRHRAAVLGSPIEHSRSPILHNAGYEALGMDDWEYTRIECTAEELPAVVGGAGEEFAGFSVTMPAKFAALDFADEVTDRARQIGSANTLLRTESGWRADNTDCDGITGALEELLGGRFGRARRAIVVGGGGTARPALWALAQAGVTDITVINRSDRSAELAPLLSPLGVAFRFAGFDSDLAAAARQADVIVSTVPSVAVEGREQDLAHAPVLDVIYEPRPTPLTVAAAANGYLTVDGHVMLAHQAYGQFEQFTGRPAPREAMRRALEASLG; translated from the coding sequence ATGAGCCACCCCCTGGAGATGCCCGACGTCCGCCACCGCGCGGCCGTGCTCGGTTCGCCGATCGAGCACTCCCGCTCGCCGATCCTGCACAACGCGGGTTACGAGGCCCTGGGCATGGACGACTGGGAGTACACCCGCATCGAATGCACCGCCGAGGAGCTGCCCGCCGTCGTCGGCGGGGCGGGGGAGGAGTTCGCCGGATTCTCGGTGACCATGCCCGCCAAGTTCGCCGCCCTCGACTTCGCGGACGAGGTCACCGACCGCGCCCGGCAGATCGGATCAGCCAACACCCTGTTGCGCACGGAGTCCGGCTGGCGCGCCGACAACACCGACTGCGACGGAATCACCGGCGCGCTGGAGGAACTGCTCGGCGGCCGGTTCGGCCGGGCGCGCCGCGCTATCGTCGTCGGCGGCGGCGGCACCGCCCGGCCCGCTCTCTGGGCGCTGGCCCAGGCGGGGGTCACCGACATCACGGTGATCAACCGCTCCGACCGCAGCGCGGAGCTCGCACCGCTGCTCAGCCCCCTGGGCGTGGCCTTCCGCTTCGCCGGTTTCGACTCGGATCTGGCCGCTGCGGCCCGGCAGGCCGACGTCATCGTCTCCACCGTCCCCTCCGTGGCCGTCGAGGGCCGCGAGCAGGATCTCGCGCACGCCCCGGTCCTCGACGTCATCTACGAACCCCGGCCCACCCCGCTGACCGTCGCGGCGGCCGCCAACGGCTACCTCACCGTCGACGGGCACGTCATGCTCGCCCACCAGGCCTACGGCCAGTTCGAGCAGTTCACCGGCCGCCCCGCCCCCCGGGAGGCCATGCGCCGCGCGCTGGAGGCGTCCCTGGGGTAG
- a CDS encoding prepilin peptidase, which yields MWGILLLGGAAAVTVWWAGLLVLHDEKRRRLPDHLTLPAALGAALGALLTEPALLLGGLGWAGAYLAGGILGRGIGGGDVKLALSLGVVAAAAGGGAGVFAAAATAGAVTAARGVLARGKAVPHGPSMLVGALSVVVFDTWRGALAPAVGLP from the coding sequence GTGTGGGGGATCCTGCTGCTCGGGGGAGCAGCCGCAGTCACCGTCTGGTGGGCGGGCCTGCTCGTGCTGCACGACGAAAAACGGCGCCGCCTCCCGGACCACCTCACCCTGCCCGCGGCCCTCGGCGCCGCCCTGGGTGCGCTGCTGACGGAACCCGCGCTCCTGCTGGGCGGCCTCGGCTGGGCCGGGGCGTACCTCGCCGGGGGAATTCTCGGCCGCGGAATCGGCGGCGGCGACGTCAAGCTCGCACTCAGCCTCGGGGTGGTCGCAGCCGCCGCCGGCGGCGGCGCCGGGGTCTTCGCTGCGGCAGCGACGGCGGGCGCGGTGACGGCCGCGCGGGGCGTCCTCGCGCGGGGGAAGGCGGTGCCGCACGGGCCGTCGATGCTGGTGGGGGCCCTGTCGGTGGTCGTCTTCGACACCTGGCGGGGAGCCTTAGCGCCGGCCGTGGGCCTCCCATGA
- a CDS encoding TIGR01777 family oxidoreductase codes for MSLTTSHVVPAPREFVWDWHTRPGALTRLTPPFAPITPVTQADKLSDGTTILALPAGLKWVARHDLSNYRRGHRFTDVCTSAPIKLLANWRHVHEFADHPDGTLVTDSVTTRVPGAALKSMFAYRQQQLINDIAFLDRIAHLQPEQPLTVAVTGSRGLVGRALSAQLTTAGHEVIQLVRKNPKPGQREWDPFSPDPDLLDGVDVLVHLAGEPIYGRFSGNHKQAIRDSRVEPTRRLARLVAETPGVSTMISASAVGYYGSDRGEEELTESSQRGEGFLADVVADWESATAPASDAGKRVIQLRIGAVVSGRGGLLPVLKALFSTGLGGSFGDGNFWFSWISLDDLTDIIVRGALDPDWSGPVNAVSPNPVLNRELTAALSTQLHRPAIIPIPTLGPAILLGKEGAQELALADQRVIPRVLIDAAHAFRYPTLDRALAHELGGEELYDKAPELEAPDSGDGPAPLGWSR; via the coding sequence GTGAGCCTGACCACAAGTCACGTCGTACCTGCGCCCCGCGAGTTCGTGTGGGACTGGCACACCCGCCCCGGCGCCCTGACCAGGCTCACTCCCCCCTTCGCGCCGATCACGCCGGTCACCCAGGCAGACAAGCTCTCCGACGGCACGACGATCCTCGCCCTCCCCGCCGGCCTGAAGTGGGTCGCGCGCCACGACCTGTCGAATTACCGCCGCGGCCACCGCTTCACGGACGTGTGCACCTCCGCGCCGATCAAGCTGCTGGCCAACTGGCGCCACGTCCACGAGTTCGCCGACCACCCCGACGGCACCCTGGTCACCGACTCGGTGACCACCCGCGTCCCCGGCGCCGCGCTGAAATCCATGTTCGCCTACCGCCAGCAGCAGCTGATCAACGACATCGCCTTCCTCGACCGGATCGCCCACCTGCAGCCGGAGCAGCCGCTGACCGTGGCGGTCACCGGCTCCCGCGGGCTCGTCGGCCGCGCGTTGAGCGCCCAGCTGACCACCGCCGGCCACGAGGTCATCCAGCTGGTCCGCAAGAACCCCAAGCCCGGCCAGCGGGAATGGGACCCCTTCAGCCCCGATCCAGACCTGCTCGACGGGGTCGACGTGCTCGTCCACCTGGCCGGCGAGCCGATCTACGGGCGCTTCAGCGGCAACCACAAGCAGGCCATCCGCGATTCCCGCGTGGAGCCCACCCGCCGCCTGGCCCGCCTGGTCGCCGAAACCCCCGGTGTGAGCACCATGATCTCCGCCTCCGCGGTCGGCTACTACGGCTCCGACCGCGGCGAGGAGGAACTGACCGAGTCCTCGCAGCGCGGGGAGGGGTTCCTCGCCGACGTCGTCGCCGACTGGGAGTCCGCCACCGCGCCCGCATCCGACGCCGGCAAGCGGGTCATCCAGCTGCGGATCGGCGCGGTGGTCTCCGGGCGCGGCGGCCTCCTGCCCGTGCTCAAGGCCCTGTTCTCCACGGGCCTGGGCGGCAGCTTCGGCGACGGCAACTTCTGGTTCTCCTGGATCAGTCTCGACGACCTCACCGACATCATCGTCCGCGGCGCGCTCGACCCCGACTGGTCCGGCCCCGTCAACGCCGTGTCCCCGAATCCCGTGCTCAACCGCGAGCTGACCGCCGCGCTGAGCACCCAGCTGCACCGCCCCGCCATCATCCCCATCCCCACCCTGGGCCCGGCGATCCTGCTAGGCAAGGAGGGCGCCCAGGAGCTCGCGCTGGCGGACCAGCGCGTCATCCCGCGGGTGCTCATCGACGCCGCCCACGCCTTCCGCTACCCCACCCTCGACCGCGCACTCGCGCACGAGCTCGGCGGGGAGGAACTGTACGACAAGGCCCCCGAACTGGAGGCGCCTGACTCCGGGGACGGACCCGCCCCGCTAGGGTGGTCCAGGTGA
- a CDS encoding shikimate kinase: protein MSSPEPEMHHSVCHNRPKVVLVGPPGAGKSTIGRRLARALSLPLVDSDQLIEEEAGKSCGEVFSELGEPAFRELEARHVQQALGTGGVVSLGGGAVLTDSTRQLLSEHCVVWIDVSAEEGVRRTANESSRPVLAADDPAAHYRRLLEERAPLYHEVAAFRVRTDGRAPQQSVADILGFLDTL, encoded by the coding sequence ATGAGCAGCCCCGAGCCGGAGATGCACCACAGCGTGTGCCACAATCGGCCCAAGGTCGTGCTCGTCGGCCCTCCCGGAGCCGGGAAGTCGACCATCGGCCGCCGCCTGGCCCGCGCCCTGTCCCTCCCGCTGGTCGACTCCGACCAGCTCATCGAGGAGGAGGCCGGGAAATCCTGCGGAGAGGTGTTCAGCGAGCTAGGCGAGCCCGCCTTCCGCGAGCTCGAGGCGCGCCACGTGCAGCAGGCGCTGGGCACCGGCGGCGTCGTCAGCCTCGGCGGCGGGGCCGTGCTCACGGACTCCACCCGGCAGCTGCTCAGCGAGCACTGCGTGGTGTGGATCGACGTCTCCGCCGAGGAGGGCGTGCGCCGGACGGCGAACGAATCCTCCCGTCCGGTCCTCGCCGCCGATGACCCGGCCGCCCACTACCGCCGCCTCCTGGAGGAGCGCGCCCCGCTCTACCATGAGGTGGCGGCGTTCCGGGTGCGTACCGACGGCCGCGCCCCCCAGCAGTCCGTCGCCGACATCCTCGGCTTCCTGGACACCCTCTAG
- the efp gene encoding elongation factor P: MASTADFKNGLVLKVDGKLAQIIEFQHVKPGKGPAFVRTKLKEVLSGKTLDKTFNAGVKVETATVDRRDMTYLYNDGTSYVVMDEKTYEQYELPEDKFGDAARFLKENMRVQVSFHEGEALFGELPVSVDLEITHTEPGLQGDRSTGGSKPATVETGTEIQVPLFLETGNVIKVDTRTGDYLSRVTN, translated from the coding sequence GTGGCTTCTACCGCCGATTTCAAGAACGGCCTTGTGCTCAAGGTCGACGGCAAGCTGGCTCAGATCATCGAGTTCCAGCACGTCAAGCCGGGTAAGGGGCCCGCGTTCGTGCGCACCAAGCTCAAGGAGGTCCTCTCCGGCAAGACGCTGGACAAGACATTCAACGCCGGCGTCAAGGTCGAGACCGCCACCGTGGACCGCCGCGACATGACCTACCTGTACAACGACGGCACCTCCTACGTCGTCATGGACGAGAAGACCTACGAGCAGTACGAACTCCCCGAGGACAAGTTCGGCGACGCCGCCCGCTTCCTCAAGGAGAACATGCGCGTCCAGGTCTCCTTCCACGAGGGCGAGGCACTCTTCGGCGAGCTGCCGGTCTCCGTCGACCTGGAGATCACCCACACCGAGCCCGGCCTGCAGGGCGACCGTTCCACCGGCGGCAGCAAGCCGGCCACCGTCGAGACCGGCACCGAGATCCAGGTTCCGCTGTTCCTGGAGACCGGCAACGTCATCAAGGTGGACACCCGCACCGGCGATTACCTCTCCCGCGTCACCAACTAG
- the aroC gene encoding chorismate synthase: MLRWTTAGESHGQALIALVEHMPAGVSVTREEISEQLARRRLGYGRGARMKFEADELTLLTGIRHGKTLGSPIAIMIGNSEWPKWTTIMSADPVDMGDEEVAAAMSSGRGAKLTRPRPGHADFAGMVKYNQDEARPILERSSARETAARVAAAAVARSFLREVLGVEVLSHVISIGRSEPYTGPEPTFPDLPAIDESPVRAFDKEAEAAMVAEIEAAKKAGDTLGGVVEVVVEGLPIGLGSHVSGDDRLDAQLAAALMGIQAIKGVEIGDGFEEARRRGSEAHDEMVRTGDGVDRLSNRAGGVEGGMTNGQTLRVRAAMKPISTVPRALKTVDMSDGSAATGIHQRSDVCAVPAAGVVAEAMVALVLARAVLEKFGGDSVAETRRNIDSYNEYVAQRLRFQDAGEA, from the coding sequence ATGCTTCGATGGACCACAGCAGGGGAATCCCACGGTCAGGCGCTGATTGCCCTGGTCGAACACATGCCCGCCGGCGTCTCCGTGACCCGGGAAGAGATCTCCGAGCAGCTCGCGCGCCGCCGCCTCGGCTACGGCCGCGGCGCCCGCATGAAGTTTGAGGCCGATGAGCTGACCCTGCTCACCGGCATCCGGCACGGGAAGACCCTCGGCAGCCCGATCGCCATCATGATCGGCAACTCCGAGTGGCCGAAATGGACGACCATCATGTCCGCCGACCCGGTCGACATGGGCGACGAGGAGGTCGCCGCCGCGATGAGTTCCGGGCGCGGCGCCAAGCTCACCCGCCCGCGTCCCGGCCACGCCGACTTCGCCGGCATGGTCAAGTACAACCAGGACGAGGCCCGCCCGATCCTCGAGCGTTCCTCGGCGCGCGAGACCGCGGCCCGGGTCGCCGCAGCCGCCGTCGCCCGCAGCTTCCTGCGCGAGGTCCTCGGCGTCGAGGTGCTCTCCCACGTCATCTCCATCGGCCGTTCCGAGCCCTACACCGGCCCGGAGCCCACCTTCCCGGACCTGCCGGCCATCGACGAGTCGCCGGTGCGCGCCTTCGACAAGGAGGCCGAAGCCGCCATGGTCGCCGAGATCGAGGCCGCGAAGAAGGCCGGCGACACCCTCGGCGGCGTCGTCGAGGTCGTCGTCGAGGGGCTGCCCATCGGCCTGGGGTCGCACGTGTCCGGCGATGACCGGCTCGACGCGCAGCTCGCCGCCGCCCTCATGGGCATCCAGGCGATCAAGGGCGTGGAGATCGGCGACGGCTTCGAGGAGGCCCGCCGCCGCGGCAGCGAGGCGCACGACGAGATGGTGCGCACCGGGGACGGCGTCGACCGGCTCAGCAACCGCGCGGGCGGCGTCGAGGGCGGCATGACCAACGGCCAGACGCTCCGCGTCCGGGCCGCGATGAAGCCGATCTCGACCGTGCCGCGCGCCCTGAAGACCGTCGACATGTCCGACGGTTCCGCCGCCACCGGCATCCACCAGCGTTCCGACGTCTGCGCCGTCCCCGCCGCGGGCGTCGTCGCCGAGGCCATGGTCGCGCTCGTCCTGGCGCGTGCCGTGCTGGAGAAGTTCGGCGGCGACTCCGTCGCGGAGACGCGCCGCAACATCGACTCGTACAACGAGTACGTCGCGCAGCGGCTGCGGTTCCAGGATGCCGGGGAGGCGTAG
- a CDS encoding YbjN domain-containing protein, with the protein MAELLDAEGLQYRMESAPAGPDEQSATVVRTGFINAAIALSFDRGHLICDSMWRGEVPKSEAPRVLGAVNEWNQTQYMPALRFFENSAGEGHLTISAHRQLNVEHGLSRNQIGAFVMSSLDGVLRAYEWIEGQFPDLVTWEENTHE; encoded by the coding sequence GTGGCAGAGCTCCTCGACGCCGAGGGCCTGCAGTACCGCATGGAGTCCGCCCCTGCTGGCCCGGACGAGCAGTCCGCCACCGTCGTGCGCACGGGTTTCATCAACGCCGCCATCGCCCTGAGCTTCGACCGCGGCCACCTCATCTGCGACTCCATGTGGCGCGGCGAGGTGCCCAAGTCCGAGGCCCCCCGGGTCCTCGGCGCGGTCAACGAGTGGAACCAGACCCAGTACATGCCCGCCCTGCGGTTCTTCGAGAACTCCGCGGGCGAGGGCCACCTGACCATCAGCGCCCACCGGCAGCTCAACGTCGAGCACGGCCTGAGCCGCAACCAGATCGGCGCATTCGTCATGTCCAGCCTCGACGGGGTGCTCCGCGCCTACGAGTGGATCGAAGGCCAGTTCCCCGACCTGGTCACCTGGGAGGAGAACACCCATGAGTAA
- a CDS encoding YbjN domain-containing protein, with amino-acid sequence MSNTELSAVTIDRLVDAMKGFDVELERVGDNDVATANLNDLPVTFAVLGSVFIVRADSVTDQTLADNDPTLYLAANQVNSVSFGARATIVDRAENLIVRTERDVAIAAGMNDEQLGASLRSAVDAVLSTQDAVKAAADDLAELRAQVEQELEEQA; translated from the coding sequence ATGAGTAACACTGAACTGTCCGCCGTCACCATCGACCGTCTCGTCGACGCCATGAAGGGTTTCGACGTCGAGCTCGAGCGCGTGGGCGACAACGACGTGGCCACCGCCAACCTCAACGACCTGCCGGTCACCTTCGCGGTCCTGGGTTCGGTGTTCATCGTCCGCGCCGACTCGGTTACCGATCAGACGCTCGCCGACAACGATCCCACCCTCTACCTCGCGGCGAACCAGGTCAACTCCGTGAGCTTCGGCGCCCGTGCGACGATCGTCGACCGGGCCGAGAACCTCATCGTCCGCACCGAGCGCGACGTGGCCATCGCCGCGGGCATGAACGACGAGCAGCTGGGCGCCTCCCTGCGCTCCGCCGTCGACGCCGTGCTCTCCACCCAGGACGCCGTGAAGGCGGCCGCCGACGACCTCGCCGAGCTGCGTGCCCAGGTGGAGCAGGAACTCGAAGAACAGGCCTGA
- the aroQ gene encoding type II 3-dehydroquinate dehydratase, producing MKVLVLNGPNLNRLGRRQPEVYGTTTLRDVEKLIDVRAEGLGVDVECRQSNHEGDLIDWAHEAADEGWPVIINPGGFTHTSVALRDALAEVSDGPGFIEVHISNVHAREDFRGHSYLSAIAAGVIAGLGAHGYLLALDWFAARG from the coding sequence ATGAAGGTCCTCGTCCTCAACGGGCCCAACCTCAACCGCTTGGGCCGGCGCCAGCCGGAGGTCTACGGGACGACGACGCTGCGCGACGTCGAGAAGCTCATCGACGTGCGCGCCGAGGGGCTCGGCGTCGACGTGGAGTGCCGCCAGTCCAACCACGAGGGCGACCTCATCGACTGGGCGCACGAGGCCGCCGACGAAGGTTGGCCGGTGATCATCAACCCCGGCGGCTTCACCCACACCTCCGTGGCGCTGCGCGACGCGCTGGCCGAGGTGTCCGACGGCCCCGGCTTCATCGAGGTGCACATCTCCAACGTGCACGCCCGCGAGGACTTCCGCGGCCATTCGTACCTCTCCGCCATCGCCGCGGGCGTGATCGCCGGGCTCGGCGCGCACGGATATCTGCTGGCGTTGGACTGGTTCGCCGCGCGGGGCTGA